The stretch of DNA CCCAGACCGGCACCACCGAGGGCCACCCCTGGTAGGTGGAGTAGCCGGAGGTGACGGCGATGCCGAGCAGGACCCCGCCCAGGCCGCCGAGCGCCGAGAGCAGCAGGGCCTCGCAGAGGAACTGCGTACGGATCTGGCCCCGGGTGGCGCCGAGGGAGCGGCGCAGGCCTATCTCGGAGCGGCGTTCCAGGACCGAGATGACCATGGTGTTGGCGACGCCGACCCCGCCGACGAGCAGGGCGACCGCGCCCAGGCCGAGCAGCAGGCCGCTGAGGGTGTCGTCGGTGGCTTCCTTGGCCTCCAGGACGTCGGAGGGGCGCGAGACGTTGGCCTCGCTGGGGTTCTCCGGGTTGGCGGTGGCGCCGAGCACGGACTGGACGTCGCTCACGGCGGATTCGTCGGCGCGGGTGTAGACCGTCGTCGGGTAGCCGTCGAAGTCCAGCTCCTTCTCCGCGACGGGCCAGCCGACCAGCGCGGCCGAGTCCAGGTCGGGGACGAGTTCGTTGGGAGCGAGGATCCCCACGACGGTGAACCACTGACCGCCCAGCCACACCCTCGTGTCGGGTCCGGCCCGGAAGACGCCCAGCTGTTCGGCGGCCTTGGGGCCGAGCACGACGGCCGGGTAGCGCTGGTTCGCGGCGTTCAGCCAGCGGCCGTCGACGACCTGCGCGCCCGCCGTCTTCGGCAGGTCCGTACGGGCCGCGTAGACGTTGAGGCCCCCGGTCTCCTCCTTCTTGATGTGGTCGTTGCGGTAGACCTTGGCGCTCGTCTTGCCGATGGCGGAGACCGAATCGACGTCCTTGATGTTGCCGATCATGTCGACGGACGAGTCGGGCAGATGGGCCGCGTCACCGGCGAACGACTGGCCCGGCGAGACGGTCAGAAGGTTCGTGCCGAGGGCGGCGAGGCGCCGGTTGAGGTCCTCGCTGCTGGATGTGGAGATGCCCACCACGCCGACCATCGCCGCGATGCCGATGGCGATGCCGAGCGCCGAGAGGAACACCCGCATGGGGCGCGAGCGCAGGCCCGACCCGCCGACCCGCAGCACGTCGGCCGGGCCCATCCGGGCCGGCTTGGGGCGCGGCGGTGGCGCGGGACGGGGCAGTTCGCGGGCCGTGCCCCGCTCCCCTGTCGTACTCAACTCCTTGGTCGGGTTCATCGCAGGGCCTCCTCGGGGAGGAGTGCCGCGGCGTCGGCTTCGATGCGGCCGTCCTTGATCCGGACCTCGCGCGGCAGTGAGCCCGCGATGTCCCGGTCATGGGTGATGACCACGACCGTGGTCCCCGCCCGGTGCAGTTCGTGCAGGAGCTCGATCACCACCGCCCCTGAACGGGAGTCGAGGGCGCCCGTCGGCTCGTCCGCGAGGAGCAGCGGCGGGTCGCCCAGGACCGCACGTGCGATGGCGACGCGCTGCTTCTCACCGCCGGAGAGCTGATGCGGCTCGTGGTAGAGCCGGTGGCCGAGGCCGACCCGGCGCAGGGCCCGCTCGGCGAGTCTGCGCCGCTCGGCGCGCGGCCTGCCGCTGTAGAGCAGCCCGTTCGCGACGCTGTCCAACGCCGGTACTCCGGGGGCGAGATGGAACTGCTGGAAGACGAAGCCGATCGTCCCGGCGCGAAGCGCGGAGAGCTCCCGGTCGCTGAGGCGGTCGATGTCGTGCCCGTCGATGTGCACGGTGCCGGTGGTGGGGCGGTCGAGGGTGCCCATGATGTTGAGCATCGTGGACTTGCCGGAGCCGGAAGGGCCGACGACGGCGAGCAGCTCCCCGCGCCCGATGACGAGGTCGGCGCCCTTGAGCGCCTCGACCTCTCCGTACGTCTTGGAGACTCCGGCCAGTTCGACCACCGGGTGGGCCGCAGTGGTCACTTGGGGACCCCCACGACCGTGCCGTCGGTGATGCCGGCGCCGGACACCTCGACCATGCTGTCGGCGAACATGCCGACCTTGACCGCCCGCGGCTTCACCTCGCCGTCGGCCCCGGCGACCTCCACGGCGTAGCCGCCGCCCTTCTGCGCCACCAGGGCGTTGACGGGGACCACGAGCACGTCCTTGCGGGTCTCCGCCTTGAGGGAGATCTCCACGGCTGCCGCCTGGTAGCGGCCGAGGCCCTTCTGGTCCCCGACCTTCAGCTCCACGGGCAGGGTGGGTTTGTCGTCGCCGCCCGACTGGCCGCCCGAGTCCTCGGAGCCGCCGTCCTGGGACGGCGTGGAGGGGGTGCCTACGTCGGTCACCTCGGCCTGCACGGTGGTGTCGTCGGGCAGGGTGACGGTGGCCTTGGTGCCCTTCTCGACCATGTCCTCGTACTGCACGTCGAGGTCGACGGTGACGGTGCGTTCGGTGCCGGTCCAGGTGAGGACGGGCCCGTTCGACGGGGCTCCTGCCATGGCCTTCACCTCGGCTACGCGCCTGGCGCCGGGGGCGACCACGGCGTCCGACGGCTGCACGGTCCCGGTCTCCTCGCGGCCCAGGTCGTCCTGCCAGTCCCGCACGGCCTCGGCGGTTCCGGCGTCGTACGTGTCGTCGACGGTGAAGCCGGTGTAGCCGAGGGCGGAGAGGTTCCTCTCCAGGATCTCGACGTCCCTGCCCTCGGTGCCCGTCTCCAGCGGGCGGTAGAAGGGGGTGGAGCCGTAGAGCAGCGGGACTTGTCGCTCCTCCACCCTGTAGGCGGCCTCACCTCGCTTGACGGTGTCGCCGTCGCCCGGCACCCAGGTGATGATCCCGGCGCCCGCCTTGGCGGCGGCCGGGGCCTGTACGGCTGTCGCGTCGCCGTAGCCGAGGTTTCCGTCCACGGTCTCCGTACGCGTCAGCGTGGTGCGCTCCACCTCGGCGGTCTTCGGTGGCGCGGAGGGGGCGTCGCCCGCCGATCCGGAGCCGTCGTCGCCGAAGACGCCGGTGGTGGCGGCGCCCGCCGCCGCGACCACGGCGATCGCGACGACGACGATCAGCGACATCCGCAGTGGGCGGCGCCTGCGGCGGTTCGCCGGAGGGGGCGGGGTGCCTTCGCCGCCGTCGCCGCCGTCGTCGTCGCCGTCGCCCGCACCGGGGGCGGTCTCTTCGGAGGCGGTACCGACGGCGTCGGGGGTCCGCTCGGACACCTCTCCGGGCGTGTGCAGCTCCAGGGCTCCGGCGCCGCGGGCCGAGGTCTCATGGAGCTCGGCCTCCTCGAACTCCCCTGCCTCTTCGTCCCGTTCCCTCTCACGGGTCTCGTCCGGCGCGGTCATCAGGCGCCGCCGCCGGAGCCGGTGAGGCCGCCGCCGGGCCACTTGTCCTGGCAGGCGATCCTGGCCTTCTGGAACTCGTCGCTGCCGGGGTCGATGCCGCTCGCGCCGAAGTCGAGCGACATGTTGCCGCCGTTGATCTCCGGGTCGGGCAGCTTGGGCAGACCGTTCTCGCGCATGCACTTCGCCCACGCCGCGACCTTGGCCGAGTCCAGCGGTTCACCGCCGCCTCCGCCTCCGCCGAGCTGGCCGCCCTGGGGCATCTTGTCGCGGCAGGCCTCCGTGGCGGACTGGAACTCCGGCGAGTTGGGGTCGACGTCGCCGCCCGGCGTGAGCGCGATGCCGCCGCCCGCGTCCTTCTGCGGGTCGGGGAAGCCGGACACGCCGTTCTCGCGCATGCACTGGGAGAAGGCGAGGGCCTGGTCGAAGGGGCTTGTGGGTGAGGCGTCCGCCTTCTTCGGGTCGTCGGACGACGACGCCGACGAGTCTTCGGAGCAGCCGCTGAGGAGCACGCCGGCCACGAGGGCCGATGCCGCGAGCAGTGTCTGTGCGGTTCGCCTGTGCGTGTTTCGCTTGTGTGTGGTGGACATGGGGCCAAGTTCTACGCGGGGACCGGTCACACGGCGGATACAAGCGGCTCCGTCCGTACAGCCTCGTCCGGTCACCGGGCGCAGGCGCCGAGAGCACCCCAACTCACCTGCGAAGACGGCGACTTCACCGCGGAGGGCAAGGCACGGGCCGTCCAGGGCGGGGCTCGTCCAGTTCCCCCATCCCGGCCACGCCACGGTCGAGGAGGTCCACCAGGGTGTGCCTGCTCTTGCCGGAGAGCTCCTGCCCCCGCTCGCGGTCGGCGAGGTCGTACAGGGCGGCTACGACGCTGGAGAGGTCCTCCTGGAGCCGGGTGAGGATGTCGGCGACCGCCGCCGCGTTGGACTCGACGATGTCGCTCCACAGCCGGGAGTCGCCGCGGGCGATCCTGGTGGTGTCGCGCAGCCCCTGCCCCGCCAGATGGGCCGCCTCCGCCGGGCCCTCCCGCAGGCGGGCCGCCATCAGGCTGGCCACCAGATGCGGTGCGTGGGAGGTCAGCGCCACCGCGTCGTCGTGGGCGCGGGCCCGCATCACGCGGGGTACGGCGCCGCACAGGGCGATCAGGTCCAGGGCGCGGCCGAAGGCGGCCCGGGAGGTGAGGCGGGTGGGGGTGAGCACCCAGGCCCTGTCCCGGAACAGCTCCGCGCGGGCGGCGAGAGGGCCCGAACGCTCGCGTCCTGCCAGGGGGTGGCCGCCGATGTAGCGGGACGGGTCGGGGGCGGTGTCCAGGATCTCCCGCTCCGCGTGCGCCTTCACGCTCGCCACGTCGGTGTAGCTCAACGCGAGGCCCCGTCCCTGGAGTTCGGCAAGGACCGGGGCGATCTGGCTGGGCGGCACCGCGAGCACGGCCAGGTCGACGGGGCTCGGCGGGGGCTCCGGCCGTCCGGCGCCGAGTACCGCGGCGGCGCGGACGGCGGACTCGTCGCGATCGGAGAGGTAGACGCTCACGCCGCGCAGGCGGGCCGCGAGGGCCACGGAGGTGCCGATCAGACCGGTGCCGACGACGGCCATGGTGCGGATCGTCACGCGACCTCACCGTCCAGACGCTCGCGGATCAGCGCGGCGAGCCGGTCGAGGCCCTGCTCGATCCGGTCGTACGTCAACGTGCTGATCGACAGGCGGAGTTGGCGGAACCCGTCCGACGCGCCGTAGAAGTGGTGCATGGGCGTGAACAGCACGCCGTGGCGGCGCGCAGCGTGCTCCAGGAGGGTGTCGTCGACGGTGAAGGGCACGGTGAGCACGATGAAGAAGCCGCCGGTCGGTGCGTTCCAGGTGACGTCGGGAAGGCTCCCGAGGCGCCGGTCGAGTCCGTCGAGCACCTGGTGCAGGTTGTGGCGGTAGACCTCCGTCTCCTGGCGGTTGGCGGCGACCAGACTGCAGTCGTGGGCGAGGAGCTTGCCGCCGATCACGGCCTGGGCGATCGGTGAGGTGTTCACGGTGAGCATGCTCTTGAGCTTCGACAGCTCATCGGCGAGCAGGACGTCACCGCCGCTGTGGCCGGTCACGCGCTGGTCGGCCACCACGTAACCCACGCGGGCGCCCGGCATCCCGGTCTTGGCGAACGAGCCCAGATAGACGACGCGTTGACGGCGGTCGAGTGCCTTCAGCGTGGGCGGCCGGTCCGCGGCGCTGTTCAGAAGGCCGTACGCGTTGTCCTCCAGGAGCAGGAGGTCCTCGTCGGCGGCGATCTCCAGGAGCCGGTGCCGGTCGGCGAGCGGCAGACTGACGCCCACCGGGTTGGCGAAGTCGGGCGTCACGTAGCAGGCGCGAACCCGCCGCCCATCGGCGCGTGCCCGGCGCAGCTGGGCCAGCAGGTCGTCGAGGTCGATGCCGTGCGCTGCGGTGCGCACCGGGAGCACGGGCATGTCGGCGAGCAACGCGGCTCCCGTCAGGCCGACATAGGTGGGGCTCGGGGCGAGTACGGCATCGCGGTCGTCGGCGCGCAGCGCGCGCAGCAGCAGGAACATCGCCTCCTGGCAGCCGACCGTGACGACCACGGATGCGGGGTCGGCGTCGATGCCCTCGTCCACGGCGAGACTGCGCGCCACGAGGTCGCCGATGATCCCCTTCGTCGCGCCGTACTGGAACAGCGTGCGTGCGGTCTCCGCCTCGCTCAGACCGAGCCGGGTACGGAGGTGGTCGCAGAAGACCTGGAGGTATTCGTGGAGTTGGGTCACGTCGTAGAAGCCCTCGTACGGGCGGCCCGCCGCGAACGAGATCGCGTCCGGATAGGTGTCGGCGACCTGGTTGAGGAGGTTCATGGACTCCATCGACACATCGGCGAGCGACGCGTGCAGTGTGGCCGCGTTCAACTCGGCGAGGGCGATTTCCGTTTGCAGGATTTCCATCGCTTCAGCGTCTCCTGACAACAGATCCACATCAATGGCTTGACAGGTGCGGAAACAAAAAGGCAGTCGTAGCATAGGCCCGCAAAGAAAATTCTGCCTCGCGCTTTCTGCTGTTCCGGCATTCCGCGAACCGACGCGAGAGCAAGAATCCGCATTCTTCTTCCCACGAGGACTCCGATGACGGATTTACCCGCAACGGCCCCTAACCATGACCTCGCAGATCTCACGGATCTCACGGATCTCGCGATCGACTATGTCGAGATGTATGTCGACGGCCTGGAGGCGGCGGTGTTCGCCTGGGTCGACGAGTACGCCTTCACGGTCGTCGGCACCGGCGGATCCGCCGAGCACCGCAGCATCGCCTTGCGCCAGGGCCGGATGACCCTGGTGCTCACCGAGGCGACCGCGGGGCGCCACCCCGCCACCACGTACGTCACCACGCACGGCCACGGCGTGGCCGACATCGCCCTGCGCACTGCGGATGTGTCCGCGGCCTTCGCCGCCGCGGTGGCGGGCGGCGCACGTCCCGTGCGGCAGCCGACACGGCACGCGGGCGAGGGCCCTGCGGTCACGGCCACCGTCGCGGGCTTCGGCGACGTCGTGCACACGCTGGTCCAGCGGACCCCGGAGGAAGGCCCCGGGCTCCCGGCCGGCTTCGTTCCCGCGCTCGGCTCGCGCGAGGCGCGCACCAGTGAGGTGGGGCTCCTCGACATCGACCACATCGCGGTGTGCCTGAACGCCGGCGACCTCGAATCGACGGCACGCTTCTATCAACAGGCACTCGGTTTCCGTGAGGTCTTCAAGGAGCACATCGTCGTCGGCGCCCAGGCGATGGACTCCAAGGTCGTGCAGAGCGCGACCGGGGCGGTGACGCTGACGCTCATAGAGCCCGATCCGCTGGCGCAGCCCGGTCAGATAGACGAATTCCTCAAGAGCCACCACGGCGCCGGGGTCCAGCATCTGGCCTTCTCCAGCAAGGACGCCGTCCGCTCCGTGCGCACGCTGTCCGCGCGCGGTGTCGCGTTCCTCCAGACCCCGTCGACGTACTACGAACTGCTCTCCGAACGGATCGGGCTCAAGTCCCACACCCTGAACGAACTGCGCGCGACGAACCTCCTCGTCGACGAGGACCACGACGGTCAGCTGTTCCAGATCTTCACCGCGTCGACGCACCCGCGCGGCACGATCTTCTTCGAGGTCATCGAGCGCCAGGGCGCCCGGACCTTCGGCAGCTCCAACATCAAGGCGCTGTACGAGGCCGTGGAGCTGGAACGGACCGGGCAGCGTGTGGCGCGCTGACCCCGCGGCCGTGCGCGATCTGAGCGACGTCGAGCGCGCCGCGGCCGCGGCCCTGCCACCCGAGGTGTGGGACTTCGTCGCGGGTGGCAGCGGCCGTGAGCGGTCCCTCGACGCGAACCGGGAGGCGTTCGACCGCATCTTCGTCGCCTCCCGGGTGCTCAGGGACGTCTCGGGGTGCACCACGGAGGCGGCGCTCCTGAAGCGTCCGGTGCGGATGCCGGTGGCGGTCGCCCCGGTCGCGTACCACCGACTGGCGCATCCCGAGGGCGAGTTGGCCACCGCCCGGGCGGCGAAGACGGCGGGTGTGCCGTTCACGGTGGCCATGCTGAGCAGCGTCCCCGTCGAGGAGGTCACGGCGGTCGGCGGCACGGTGTGGTTCCAGCTCTACTGGCTCCGCGAGCGGCAGCGCACCCTGGACCTGGCGCGCCGGGCCGAGGACGCGGGCTGCGAGGCGTTGATGCTCACCGTCGACGTGCCCTGGATGGGCCGGCGTCTGCGGGACGTGCGCAACGGCTTCGCGCTGCCCGGCCATGTGCGGGCGGCGCATCTCGACGGCGGTGCGGCCTCTTCGGCGCACCGCTCATCGGCGGACGGCTCGGCGGTGGCCGCCCATACGGCCGAGGCGTTCTCACCCGCGGTGACCTGGCGTTGTGTGGAGGAGCTGCGGGCTGCCAGCCGTCTCCCGCTCGTGCTGAAGGGTGTCCTTGCACCCGAGGACGCGGTGCGGGCGGCCGAACTGGGCGCGGACGCCGTCGTGGTGTCGAACCACGGTGGCCGTCAGCTCGACGGCGCGCTGCCCGGCATCGACGCCCTTCCCGAGGTGGTCGAGGCCGTCGGCGGCACGTGCGAGGTCATGGTGGACGGCGGTATCCGCAGCGGGACCGACGTGCTCAAGGCGCTCGCGTCGGGGGCGGACGGGGTCCTGGTGGGGCGACCGCCGGTGTGGGGGCTCGCCGCGGCCGGAGAGGCCGGTGTCCGTCAGGTCCTCGATCTGCTGGCCGACGAGCTGCGTGACGCGCTGGGCCTCGCGGGCTGCGCAGGGGTCGAGGCGGCCGGGGAGCTGCGTACGGTGCGCTTGCCGCAGGGCGGCCGCGTCTGAGAGAGCGTCAGTGGCCGGCGGTGTCGTGTTCGTGCAGCGTGATCGCGCCGGACGGGCACCGCGCGGCCGCCGCGCGCACGGCCCCTGCCACCGCGGGGCCCGGGTCCTGTGCGTTCAGCAGGACCTTGCCGTCCTCGTCGGACTGGTCGAAGACAGCGGGCACTTGGGCCATGCAGAGCCCGGAACCCGCGCATCGGTTGCGATCGACCCGTATGTCCATCTGTTCCTCCTTGGCCTTGTCCTTCACCAGGTGACCGGCAGCCGCTGCACACCGTGGGCGAGCGCGTGCACGCGGAACGGCACCTCGTGCTCGGGCACGGCGAGGCGCAGGCCGGGGAAGCGCCGCAACAGCGCCGGGTAGGCGATCCGCAGTTCCATGCGGGCCAGTGCCGCGCCCAGGCAGTGGTGGATGCCGTGGCCGAAGGCGACATGGGCCCCCGGCGCCCGTGCGATGTCGAAGCGGTCCGGCTCGGCGAGCAGCGCGGGGTCTCGGTTGGCCATCGGCAGCGAGCACAGAACGTGCTCCCCCGCCTTGATGAGCTGGTCCCCGACGGTGACGTCCTCCAGGGCTGTCCGGGGCGTCGGGGCGTGCGGAACCGAGAGGTAGCGCAGCAACTCCTCGACCGCGCCGTCCACGGCTCCGGGGTCGTCGCGCACGGCGGCGAGCTGGTCGGGGTGACCGAGCAGCAGGAGGGTGCCGAGGCCCAGCATGCCGGAGATGTTGTCGAGGCCGGCGAGCACCAACAGGACGCACACACCTCGCAGTTCCTTGTCCGTGACCTCGTCGCCGTGGTCGCGGATCAGCATGCCCAGGAAGCCTTCGTCGGGGTCGGTGCGCTGCCGGGCCACCATCGCGGCGACGTACCGCGAGAGCAGTTCCCCTGCCGCCGCCCGGCGCTGCCGCCCCCGGCCGGGCGCGAGGAAGGCGTGGCAGCGGCGCAGGAAGTCGCCGCGGTCGTCGCGGGGCACTCCGATCAGCTCGCACAGGGCCGCGCCGGGGACGGGCGAGGCGAAGGCCCCGACCAGTTCGGCGGGCGGCCCCGTGCGTTCCATGGCGTCGAGGTGCTCGGTGACGATGCCGGTGATGCCCGGCTCGATCCTGCGCATCCGGCGCAGCGTGAACTCGGGCGTGAGGAACTGCCGGAGCCTTGTGTGCTCGGGCGGGTCGTAGTCCATGAGCTGCCCGATCAGCTCGTCGGGCCGCGGGCCCTCGTCCCGTCCCTCCGGTGAGCGCGGTCCGAAGCGGCGCCGGGTGGAGAACCTCCGGTGGTCGCCGAGGACTTGGCGTACTTCCGCGTGGCCCGTGACGAGCCAGACGGGCACTCCGTCGGTCCCCGGGCCCACGTCGATCCGGGTGACGGGACGGCCCTCTGACAGCCTGCGCAGCTGTACGGCCGGGCCGAAGCCTTCGCGGCGGACGTACACGGGTCCGGACTCGGTCGTCTCGGTCGTCTCGGTCGTCTCAGTCGTCTCAGTCGTCGATGTCATGGCTCCCCTACCAGGTGACCGGCAGTGTCTCCACGCCGTACGGCGCCTGTGTCCGGAAGCGGATCTCCTTTGGCGGTACGGCCAAACGCAGTTCGGGAAAGCGGCGAAGCACCGCCAGGTAGGCGCTCCTGAGCTCCATCCGCACCAGCGACGCCCCGATGCAGTAGTGGATGCCGTGGCCGAGCCCGACATGGGCGGTGGCCTCACGGGTGATGTCGAGGACGTCCGGCGGCGCGCCGGGCGGCCGGACGCGGTTGGCCGCGAACAGCGAACAGGCCACCTGGTCCCCGGCCTTGATCACCTTGCCCGCGAGGGGTACGTCCTCGCGGGCGGTCCGCGGCGACGCCGTCGGGATGATCGAGAGGTAGCGGATGAACTCCTCCACCGCCTGGTCGATCAGGTGCGGGCACCGCCTCAACAGGCTGAGCTGATCGGGGTGTTCGAGCAGCGCGAGGATGCCGAGGCCCAGCATGCTGGCCATGTTCTCGACGCCGGAGCCCATGACGAACGCGGTGAGGCCGACGAGTTCGTCGTCGTCGATGTCGTCGCCGTGCCGGCGCACCAGCCTGCCGAGCAGGTCGTCGCCGGGTGCGCGCCGGTTGCGGGCGACGAGTTGGTCGACGTACGCGAGATAGGCGGCGCCCGCGGTCATCTGCAGCTGTCGGCCGCGGAAGGCGGGGCGGCTGACCTTGAGCAGCCGCGCGAGCTCCGCCCGGTCGTCGCGCTCGACGCCGAACAGCTCGCACATGACGAGGCCGGGGACGGGCCAGGCGACGTGCCGCATGAAGTCGGCGGGCTGCCCTGCCTTCTCCAGGGAGTCCAGGCAGTCCGCCACGACGGATTCGACGGCGGGCTCAAGGCCGCGCATCCGGCGGACCGTGAACTCCGGTGTGAGCAGCAGCCTCAGCCGGGAGTGGTCGGGCGGGTCGTACTGGATGAGGTTGCCCGCCTGGACAGGGCGGGTGCCGCCCGCGGGCGGGGCCGTGCTGAACCGCTCCGCGTCGCCGAGGACCGCGCGCACCTCGTCGTGGCCCGTGACGAGCCAGCCCGTCGAGGAGCTTGGCCCGTCGCCGAGCTCGACCTCGGACAGCGGTGCCCGCGCGCTGAGTTCGCTCAGCTCGGGCAGCGGGTCGAGACGGTCCCTGCGGTTGTGCATGGAGAGGTCTGACGGCCGCGCCATGCGCGGACCTCCTTCGCTTCGATTGCTATGCGGGCGGGCTCTGGGCGGGCACGGGCTGCTGCCAGAACATGCCGTCGGGTGACGGCACCAGGCCTCCGCTGAACAAGGGGGCCTCCGCTTCGGCGTCATCGCCGAGCAGGGCGCGCATCTGGACCTGGCCGCCCTCCTGCATGACTTCGCGCACCACCGAGGACTTGAACAGCGGCACCATGCTTCCGTCCTCGCTGCCCGCCAGTTCGTCGACCGCGGCGGCGAACTCCTGCGACCCCGAGGAGAACCGCTTGGCGAGGATCTCGGCGTCGGTCAGGACGCGCTCGCCGGAGGAGACTCCGCCGATGAGTTCGACGAAGGACTGGAGTTCGGGCCGCTCGGTCCTGGTGACCTTCTTTGCCTGCCAGAAGTAGGAGTCCTCGTCGTGGTGCATGTCGTAGAAGGACAGGAGGAATTCGTAGAACACGCCGTACTCGCGCCGGTAGCGGGCCTCGAACTCCTTCAACGCCCGTTCCTCGTCGACGCGTTCGGACAGGACGCTGTTGATGGAGCGGGCCGCGAGCAGCGCGCTGTACGTCGCCAGATGGACGCCCGACGAGAACACCGGGTCGACGAAGCACGCCGCGTCGCCGATGAGGACGAGGCCGGGGCGGGAGAAGGTCGTCTGGTGGTACGAGTAGTCCTTGCGGACGCGCAGTTGTCCGTACTGGCCGGTGGTGACCCGCTTGGCGTCCGCGAGGTACTCGCCGATCAGGGGGCACTCGTCGACGAGCGCCATGAGCGCCTTCTCCTGGTCGCCCCGGATCTTCTCGGCCATCTCGCGCCGCACCACGGCGCCGACGCTCGTCAGGGTGTCGCTGAGCGGGATGTACCAGAACCAGCCGCTCGGGAACGCCACCGACAGGATGTTGCCGGAGTTGGGCTCCGGGAGCCGCTTGCCGCCTTCGAAGTAGCCGAACAGGGCGAGGCTGCGGAAGAACTCCGAGTATTCGCGTTTGCCGCCCACACGCTGGTACACGCGGCTCTTGTTGCCCGACGCGTCCACGACGAACGTGGCGAGCGCCCGGCGTACGTTGCCGTCGGCGTCGGTGTACGTGACGCCCCTGACCCGCTCGGCGTCGTCGATGACGTCGAGCACCGCGCAGCCTTCGCGTACCTCGGCGCCCACCTTGCGGGCGTGTTTGAGCAGGATGTCGTCGAACTTGGAACGCTCC from Streptomyces sp. BA2 encodes:
- a CDS encoding ABC transporter permease, which produces MGPADVLRVGGSGLRSRPMRVFLSALGIAIGIAAMVGVVGISTSSSEDLNRRLAALGTNLLTVSPGQSFAGDAAHLPDSSVDMIGNIKDVDSVSAIGKTSAKVYRNDHIKKEETGGLNVYAARTDLPKTAGAQVVDGRWLNAANQRYPAVVLGPKAAEQLGVFRAGPDTRVWLGGQWFTVVGILAPNELVPDLDSAALVGWPVAEKELDFDGYPTTVYTRADESAVSDVQSVLGATANPENPSEANVSRPSDVLEAKEATDDTLSGLLLGLGAVALLVGGVGVANTMVISVLERRSEIGLRRSLGATRGQIRTQFLCEALLLSALGGLGGVLLGIAVTSGYSTYQGWPSVVPVWAMAGGVGATLVIGGLAGFYPAVRAARLPPTEALATT
- a CDS encoding ATP-binding cassette domain-containing protein is translated as MTTAAHPVVELAGVSKTYGEVEALKGADLVIGRGELLAVVGPSGSGKSTMLNIMGTLDRPTTGTVHIDGHDIDRLSDRELSALRAGTIGFVFQQFHLAPGVPALDSVANGLLYSGRPRAERRRLAERALRRVGLGHRLYHEPHQLSGGEKQRVAIARAVLGDPPLLLADEPTGALDSRSGAVVIELLHELHRAGTTVVVITHDRDIAGSLPREVRIKDGRIEADAAALLPEEALR
- a CDS encoding peptidoglycan-binding protein, whose product is MTAPDETRERERDEEAGEFEEAELHETSARGAGALELHTPGEVSERTPDAVGTASEETAPGAGDGDDDGGDGGEGTPPPPANRRRRRPLRMSLIVVVAIAVVAAAGAATTGVFGDDGSGSAGDAPSAPPKTAEVERTTLTRTETVDGNLGYGDATAVQAPAAAKAGAGIITWVPGDGDTVKRGEAAYRVEERQVPLLYGSTPFYRPLETGTEGRDVEILERNLSALGYTGFTVDDTYDAGTAEAVRDWQDDLGREETGTVQPSDAVVAPGARRVAEVKAMAGAPSNGPVLTWTGTERTVTVDLDVQYEDMVEKGTKATVTLPDDTTVQAEVTDVGTPSTPSQDGGSEDSGGQSGGDDKPTLPVELKVGDQKGLGRYQAAAVEISLKAETRKDVLVVPVNALVAQKGGGYAVEVAGADGEVKPRAVKVGMFADSMVEVSGAGITDGTVVGVPK
- a CDS encoding prephenate dehydrogenase, with the translated sequence MTIRTMAVVGTGLIGTSVALAARLRGVSVYLSDRDESAVRAAAVLGAGRPEPPPSPVDLAVLAVPPSQIAPVLAELQGRGLALSYTDVASVKAHAEREILDTAPDPSRYIGGHPLAGRERSGPLAARAELFRDRAWVLTPTRLTSRAAFGRALDLIALCGAVPRVMRARAHDDAVALTSHAPHLVASLMAARLREGPAEAAHLAGQGLRDTTRIARGDSRLWSDIVESNAAAVADILTRLQEDLSSVVAALYDLADRERGQELSGKSRHTLVDLLDRGVAGMGELDEPRPGRPVPCPPR
- a CDS encoding aminotransferase-like domain-containing protein encodes the protein MEILQTEIALAELNAATLHASLADVSMESMNLLNQVADTYPDAISFAAGRPYEGFYDVTQLHEYLQVFCDHLRTRLGLSEAETARTLFQYGATKGIIGDLVARSLAVDEGIDADPASVVVTVGCQEAMFLLLRALRADDRDAVLAPSPTYVGLTGAALLADMPVLPVRTAAHGIDLDDLLAQLRRARADGRRVRACYVTPDFANPVGVSLPLADRHRLLEIAADEDLLLLEDNAYGLLNSAADRPPTLKALDRRQRVVYLGSFAKTGMPGARVGYVVADQRVTGHSGGDVLLADELSKLKSMLTVNTSPIAQAVIGGKLLAHDCSLVAANRQETEVYRHNLHQVLDGLDRRLGSLPDVTWNAPTGGFFIVLTVPFTVDDTLLEHAARRHGVLFTPMHHFYGASDGFRQLRLSISTLTYDRIEQGLDRLAALIRERLDGEVA
- the hppD gene encoding 4-hydroxyphenylpyruvate dioxygenase, coding for MTDLPATAPNHDLADLTDLTDLAIDYVEMYVDGLEAAVFAWVDEYAFTVVGTGGSAEHRSIALRQGRMTLVLTEATAGRHPATTYVTTHGHGVADIALRTADVSAAFAAAVAGGARPVRQPTRHAGEGPAVTATVAGFGDVVHTLVQRTPEEGPGLPAGFVPALGSREARTSEVGLLDIDHIAVCLNAGDLESTARFYQQALGFREVFKEHIVVGAQAMDSKVVQSATGAVTLTLIEPDPLAQPGQIDEFLKSHHGAGVQHLAFSSKDAVRSVRTLSARGVAFLQTPSTYYELLSERIGLKSHTLNELRATNLLVDEDHDGQLFQIFTASTHPRGTIFFEVIERQGARTFGSSNIKALYEAVELERTGQRVAR
- a CDS encoding alpha-hydroxy acid oxidase — encoded protein: MRDLSDVERAAAAALPPEVWDFVAGGSGRERSLDANREAFDRIFVASRVLRDVSGCTTEAALLKRPVRMPVAVAPVAYHRLAHPEGELATARAAKTAGVPFTVAMLSSVPVEEVTAVGGTVWFQLYWLRERQRTLDLARRAEDAGCEALMLTVDVPWMGRRLRDVRNGFALPGHVRAAHLDGGAASSAHRSSADGSAVAAHTAEAFSPAVTWRCVEELRAASRLPLVLKGVLAPEDAVRAAELGADAVVVSNHGGRQLDGALPGIDALPEVVEAVGGTCEVMVDGGIRSGTDVLKALASGADGVLVGRPPVWGLAAAGEAGVRQVLDLLADELRDALGLAGCAGVEAAGELRTVRLPQGGRV
- a CDS encoding ferredoxin — translated: MDIRVDRNRCAGSGLCMAQVPAVFDQSDEDGKVLLNAQDPGPAVAGAVRAAAARCPSGAITLHEHDTAGH
- a CDS encoding cytochrome P450, giving the protein MTSTTETTETTETTETTESGPVYVRREGFGPAVQLRRLSEGRPVTRIDVGPGTDGVPVWLVTGHAEVRQVLGDHRRFSTRRRFGPRSPEGRDEGPRPDELIGQLMDYDPPEHTRLRQFLTPEFTLRRMRRIEPGITGIVTEHLDAMERTGPPAELVGAFASPVPGAALCELIGVPRDDRGDFLRRCHAFLAPGRGRQRRAAAGELLSRYVAAMVARQRTDPDEGFLGMLIRDHGDEVTDKELRGVCVLLVLAGLDNISGMLGLGTLLLLGHPDQLAAVRDDPGAVDGAVEELLRYLSVPHAPTPRTALEDVTVGDQLIKAGEHVLCSLPMANRDPALLAEPDRFDIARAPGAHVAFGHGIHHCLGAALARMELRIAYPALLRRFPGLRLAVPEHEVPFRVHALAHGVQRLPVTW